ATTGTGTATCCTGTTTATACACTTCAGGAGGGTTGTTTTGCCTACACCGTTTGGCCCGAGAATTGTGAGGATTTCATTGGGCCTGACTGAGAATGAGATCTCATTTAAGACTTCCCTGCTTTTGTAGTTAAATTCAACTCCGTTAATATCAAGAATCAATTTGCATGCCCCCTTATAAGCAGATAGATGAATACCGGTGCTCCCATGAATGCCGTGAGGATCGCAACCGGAAGTATGTGCGGTGCAAGAATAAGCCTTGCTGCTGTATCGGATGCCAGCAGGAGTATTGCTCCGCATACGAGAGTTCCCGGAATAAGGAATCTGTGATCGTCTCCGATAATTCTCCTTGTGATATGCGGGCAGACGAGTCCGACAAATCCGATAACTCCGAGGAATGATACGATTACGGCTGAGAGGAAGGACGATATGACCATTCCAACGAGTCTTAGCCTCTCAACATTTACTCCAAGGCCTTTTGCAGTCTCGTCTCCGGCATCAATTGCATTGTAATTCCACATATTCATGATGAAGTAAGCTGAGCAGATTATTGTCAGAATACCCATAAATATGAGTTCACTCCAGTCTGCCCTGCCGACATCACCGAATGTCCAGAATACGACTGCCGCGAGCTGCACGTCATCTGCAAAGTACTGAAGAAACATCGTCCCGGCAGTGAAGAGAGATCCTATAGCGACACCG
The sequence above is a segment of the Methanoplanus limicola DSM 2279 genome. Coding sequences within it:
- a CDS encoding FecCD family ABC transporter permease; the encoded protein is MHLNGGEIPEEYKKYTGRKISIIIAGIVLLFILLIYSISVGAVGIPPFDVLETLLGVTSSSKWQTIIWNIRLPQALAGIVAGAGLAVAGVAMQSILRNPLGSPFTLGISHAAAFGAAFSVIILGTGTMQSSGVNAVVLNNPYITTIVAFIFAMIATGIILLISKIRGASPEVMVLAGVAIGSLFTAGTMFLQYFADDVQLAAVVFWTFGDVGRADWSELIFMGILTIICSAYFIMNMWNYNAIDAGDETAKGLGVNVERLRLVGMVISSFLSAVIVSFLGVIGFVGLVCPHITRRIIGDDHRFLIPGTLVCGAILLLASDTAARLILAPHILPVAILTAFMGAPVFIYLLIRGHAN